In Phycisphaerales bacterium, a genomic segment contains:
- the rpsU gene encoding 30S ribosomal protein S21 produces the protein MAIRIKARSGESVEQMLRRFKKLCEKEGLTKDIKRRQYYEKPSERRNREARRTQPRRPITP, from the coding sequence ATGGCCATTCGTATCAAGGCACGCAGCGGCGAGTCAGTCGAGCAGATGCTCCGCAGGTTCAAAAAACTCTGCGAGAAGGAAGGGCTGACCAAGGACATCAAGCGTCGGCAGTACTACGAGAAGCCCTCGGAGCGTCGCAATCGCGAAGCGCGGCGCACCCAGCCGCGCCGTCCGATCACGCCGTAA
- a CDS encoding DUF1801 domain-containing protein, whose amino-acid sequence MRSQATTIEAYLQSLPPDRREAIQAVRDVINRNIDKQYAEGMQYGMPAWFVPRSVYPAGYHCDPKQPVPFASVASQKNHVAIYMFCIYCLPGEAEWFAQQWKATGKRLDMGKGCVRFKRLEDVPLDLIGEAVRRATITRFLEHYESVVKPGGRSGSASKGGGKPASKKTASKTSASKKSASKKTSSKKSASKSAPGKKAPSRKPASKKTVRKAAAKKAARRAPAKKKK is encoded by the coding sequence ATGCGCAGCCAGGCCACGACGATCGAAGCGTACCTGCAATCGCTGCCGCCTGATCGTCGCGAGGCGATTCAGGCCGTGCGCGATGTCATCAACCGGAACATCGACAAGCAATATGCCGAGGGCATGCAGTACGGCATGCCGGCGTGGTTCGTGCCCCGCAGCGTCTACCCGGCCGGGTATCACTGCGATCCGAAGCAGCCGGTGCCGTTTGCCAGTGTGGCCTCGCAGAAGAACCACGTGGCCATCTACATGTTCTGCATCTACTGCCTGCCCGGCGAGGCGGAGTGGTTCGCGCAGCAGTGGAAGGCGACGGGCAAGCGGCTGGACATGGGCAAAGGCTGCGTGCGCTTCAAGCGGCTCGAAGATGTGCCGCTCGATCTCATCGGCGAGGCCGTCCGACGCGCGACGATCACGCGCTTCCTCGAGCACTACGAATCGGTCGTGAAGCCGGGCGGTCGTTCCGGCAGTGCCAGCAAGGGCGGCGGGAAGCCGGCATCAAAGAAGACCGCGTCAAAGACGTCCGCGTCAAAGAAGTCCGCGTCGAAGAAGACCAGCTCGAAAAAGTCGGCATCGAAGAGCGCGCCGGGCAAGAAGGCGCCATCGCGCAAACCCGCATCAAAGAAAACGGTCAGGAAAGCGGCGGCAAAGAAGGCCGCCAGGCGCGCGCCCGCGAAAAAGAAAAAGTAA
- a CDS encoding ParB-like nuclease domain-containing protein, translating into MIEVLLEQLRPRTDNANVMPEAMLRKLVAHIERTDRYPHLIVRPMPGKADAYEILDGHHRAEALRRLGRASARCEVWDVDDDEAMLLLATLNRLQGRDDVLKRAHLLEALRQRLGEQRLPEWLPEDAQRLERLRQVRATPPAPAASIRAGELPAAVTFFLTGPQAARLDERLAAFEGTRTQRLVACLELDS; encoded by the coding sequence ATGATCGAGGTACTGCTGGAGCAGTTGCGGCCGCGCACGGACAACGCCAACGTCATGCCCGAAGCGATGCTGCGCAAGCTCGTCGCGCACATCGAGCGGACGGACCGGTACCCGCACCTGATCGTCCGGCCGATGCCCGGCAAGGCTGACGCGTATGAGATTCTCGACGGGCACCACCGCGCCGAGGCTCTGCGCCGCCTGGGACGCGCTTCGGCGCGCTGCGAGGTGTGGGACGTGGATGATGACGAGGCGATGCTCCTGCTGGCGACGCTCAACCGCCTGCAGGGCCGCGACGACGTGCTCAAGCGGGCTCATCTGCTTGAAGCGCTGCGCCAGCGGCTGGGCGAACAGCGCCTGCCCGAATGGCTGCCTGAAGATGCACAGCGCCTCGAGCGGCTGAGGCAGGTGCGCGCGACCCCGCCGGCCCCGGCGGCGTCGATCCGCGCCGGCGAGCTGCCGGCGGCCGTGACGTTCTTCCTGACCGGCCCGCAAGCGGCGCGCCTCGATGAGCGCCTTGCCGCGTTCGAAGGCACGCGCACGCAGCGGCTGGTCGCGTGCCTGGAACTTGATTCGTGA
- a CDS encoding FG-GAP repeat protein, protein MYLFAGGEAAEVKFGQSPASGGDINGDGTTDIVIASSLFAGVTHSYVGRVYVFLTPPYSSVGWPTSENKHWSAADANIIIDGPDNDNFVLFGYALACNGNTNKGTGEGQDARADILIGAPRADTCSYNPPQLRNDRGFVYLFRCTGTVAAGPSGDQVSWTAGDYAAYYRIKCLAGTYDNESPYLGRSVMFLGDVDGDAESDDEVMFGAPGWDTSYYGSGIPADDWGCVYLVCY, encoded by the coding sequence GTGTATCTTTTTGCCGGCGGCGAGGCGGCTGAAGTCAAGTTTGGCCAGTCGCCGGCCTCAGGCGGGGACATCAACGGCGACGGCACGACGGACATCGTCATTGCGAGCAGCTTATTTGCGGGCGTGACGCACTCCTACGTCGGGCGCGTCTACGTGTTCCTCACGCCGCCCTATTCATCGGTCGGGTGGCCCACGAGCGAGAACAAGCACTGGTCTGCGGCAGACGCGAACATCATCATTGACGGGCCGGACAACGACAACTTCGTGCTGTTCGGATATGCGCTTGCGTGCAATGGGAACACAAACAAGGGAACCGGTGAGGGCCAGGACGCTCGCGCAGACATTCTCATTGGTGCGCCGCGAGCGGACACATGCTCCTACAACCCTCCACAGCTGAGAAATGATCGCGGCTTTGTGTACCTGTTTCGGTGCACCGGAACGGTCGCTGCGGGACCCAGTGGCGATCAGGTGTCATGGACCGCCGGCGACTATGCCGCGTACTATCGCATAAAGTGTCTCGCAGGAACGTACGATAACGAATCGCCCTATTTGGGCCGCTCCGTTATGTTCCTCGGTGATGTCGATGGTGATGCCGAGAGTGATGATGAAGTGATGTTTGGTGCACCCGGTTGGGATACATCATATTATGGGTCCGGCATTCCTGCTGACGATTGGGGTTGCGTCTATCTTGTTTGCTATTGA
- a CDS encoding sodium-translocating pyrophosphatase, giving the protein MDMLHHAPSGLAVTPFLAQMSDIPAIWWVAPIGALAALFMAFTFFKWVKGQSEGDAGMIEIAEAVRQGAMAYLVRQYKVVSVVFLLLVIVLGVISFGLDLQPTMSMIGVPVAGLLSGLCGWFGMKTATYASARTAHAAKQSLNDGLKVAFRAGAVMGLVVVGFALLDVSIWFFLFKGLAIFGDIPLTELTVIMLSFGMGASTQALFARVGGGIYTKAADVGADLVGKVEAGIPEDDARNPATIADNVGDNVGDVAGMGADLYESYYGSILSSMALGAASAAALALDSATAVKLTVVPMCLAGLGIICSILGVFTVKAKEGASFNQLLKSLHTGVWVASGLIVVASGGVLWLLLKDVAEVSWMGLWGSIISGLVAGLIIAWGTEYYTSYEHKPTQHIAQQAQTGPATVIIAGIAEGMMSTWIPLVVIVIAILAAFGLAGGRSNFLVGLFGVGIAAVGMLSTLGITLATDAYGPIADNAGGNAEMTGQPKHVRERTDMLDSLGNTTAATGKGFAIGSAALTAMALLAAYVQVVQQQQTSQAAAWVGTQTINATAEPTAYYEGHNKWAILTTDGGLFAKTDSANDVVGGLAIVSDEQKMRIDEAQEAAGDAPIAVTLSDWDVQNKSWRATYATPEGQQNIQFRMTRADQGSIRDMMMYYDVTLMNPRTIGGLFMGVLLTFVFCALTMSAVGRAAYAMMNECRRQFGKMREAFRASGMSEADMADPNKWPKKVMHEGIQYPQYAQCVAISTAGAQKEMIVPALLAIIVPVVVGLILGVAGVVGLLMGGLSSGFAVAIFMANAGGAWDNAKKYIEAGHHGGKGSLPHKATVVGDTVGDPFKDTSGPSLNILIKLISIVSVVFAGLVVKFGPIVGEMIGLH; this is encoded by the coding sequence ATGGATATGCTGCACCACGCACCGTCAGGCCTTGCTGTCACTCCATTTCTGGCCCAGATGAGCGACATTCCCGCCATCTGGTGGGTCGCGCCCATCGGAGCGCTCGCGGCCCTCTTCATGGCCTTCACGTTCTTCAAGTGGGTCAAGGGGCAGTCCGAAGGCGACGCCGGCATGATCGAGATCGCCGAGGCCGTCCGCCAGGGGGCGATGGCCTATCTCGTCCGGCAGTACAAAGTCGTGTCGGTTGTCTTCCTGCTGCTGGTCATCGTGCTGGGCGTCATCTCGTTCGGCCTGGACCTGCAGCCGACGATGTCGATGATCGGCGTACCCGTCGCCGGGCTGCTCTCGGGCCTGTGCGGCTGGTTCGGCATGAAGACCGCGACCTACGCGAGCGCCCGCACCGCCCACGCCGCCAAGCAGTCGCTCAACGACGGCCTGAAGGTGGCCTTCCGCGCCGGGGCCGTCATGGGCCTGGTGGTCGTGGGCTTTGCGCTGCTCGACGTTTCCATCTGGTTCTTCCTGTTCAAGGGTCTGGCGATCTTTGGCGACATTCCCCTGACTGAACTCACCGTCATTATGCTCTCTTTCGGCATGGGCGCTTCGACACAGGCGCTCTTTGCCCGCGTGGGCGGCGGCATCTACACCAAGGCCGCCGACGTCGGAGCCGACCTCGTCGGCAAAGTCGAAGCCGGCATCCCCGAAGACGACGCCCGCAACCCAGCGACGATCGCCGACAACGTCGGTGATAACGTCGGCGACGTGGCCGGCATGGGCGCCGACCTCTACGAGTCGTACTACGGCTCGATCCTGTCGAGCATGGCGCTGGGCGCTGCTTCCGCGGCGGCTCTGGCGCTTGACAGCGCAACGGCTGTGAAACTGACGGTCGTGCCGATGTGCCTGGCGGGATTGGGCATTATCTGCTCGATCCTCGGCGTGTTCACCGTCAAGGCCAAGGAAGGCGCCTCGTTCAACCAACTGCTCAAGAGCCTGCACACCGGTGTGTGGGTGGCGTCGGGGCTGATCGTCGTCGCTTCGGGCGGCGTGCTTTGGCTGCTGCTCAAGGACGTTGCCGAGGTCAGCTGGATGGGGCTGTGGGGTTCGATCATTTCCGGCCTCGTCGCGGGTCTGATCATCGCGTGGGGTACGGAGTATTACACGAGTTACGAGCACAAGCCCACGCAGCACATCGCCCAGCAAGCGCAGACCGGCCCTGCCACGGTGATCATCGCCGGCATCGCCGAAGGCATGATGAGCACGTGGATCCCGCTGGTGGTGATCGTCATCGCCATTCTCGCGGCGTTCGGCCTCGCGGGCGGGCGCTCGAACTTCCTCGTGGGCCTGTTTGGGGTGGGCATCGCGGCCGTGGGCATGCTGAGCACGCTGGGCATCACCCTGGCGACCGACGCGTATGGCCCGATCGCCGACAACGCAGGCGGCAACGCCGAAATGACCGGCCAGCCCAAGCACGTGCGCGAGCGCACCGACATGCTCGACAGCCTGGGCAACACCACGGCGGCCACGGGCAAGGGCTTTGCCATCGGCTCGGCGGCGCTGACGGCCATGGCGCTGCTGGCGGCGTACGTCCAGGTCGTGCAGCAGCAGCAGACCTCGCAGGCGGCGGCGTGGGTGGGCACGCAGACGATCAATGCGACGGCTGAGCCGACCGCCTATTACGAAGGACACAACAAGTGGGCCATCTTGACGACCGACGGCGGCCTCTTCGCCAAGACCGACAGCGCCAATGACGTGGTCGGCGGCCTGGCGATCGTCAGCGATGAACAGAAGATGCGCATCGACGAGGCGCAGGAGGCGGCTGGCGATGCGCCGATTGCCGTGACGCTCTCGGACTGGGATGTGCAGAACAAGTCGTGGCGGGCAACCTACGCCACGCCCGAGGGCCAGCAGAACATCCAGTTCCGCATGACGCGCGCCGATCAGGGTTCCATCCGCGACATGATGATGTATTACGACGTCACGCTCATGAATCCGCGCACCATTGGCGGCCTGTTCATGGGTGTGCTGCTCACGTTCGTGTTCTGCGCGCTGACGATGAGCGCGGTCGGCCGCGCGGCGTACGCGATGATGAACGAGTGCCGCCGGCAGTTCGGCAAGATGCGCGAGGCGTTCCGCGCTTCGGGCATGAGCGAGGCCGACATGGCCGACCCGAACAAGTGGCCCAAGAAGGTCATGCACGAGGGCATCCAGTATCCGCAGTACGCCCAGTGCGTGGCGATCTCGACGGCCGGGGCCCAGAAGGAAATGATCGTGCCGGCGCTGCTGGCCATCATCGTGCCCGTCGTGGTCGGGCTGATTCTGGGCGTGGCTGGCGTGGTCGGGCTGCTCATGGGCGGCCTGTCCTCCGGCTTTGCCGTGGCCATCTTCATGGCCAATGCCGGCGGCGCGTGGGACAACGCCAAGAAGTACATCGAAGCCGGGCATCACGGCGGCAAGGGCAGCCTGCCGCACAAGGCGACCGTCGTCGGCGACACCGTCGGCGATCCGTTCAAAGACACCTCCGGCCCTTCGCTCAACATCCTCATCAAGCTCATCTCGATCGTCTCGGTCGTGTTCGCCGGCCTGGTCGTCAAGTTCGGCCCGATCGTCGGGGAGATGATCGGCCTGCACTGA